One segment of Verrucomicrobiia bacterium DNA contains the following:
- a CDS encoding lytic transglycosylase domain-containing protein: MTLKFFTIVFVVGMGLIPSGSQQVSAATLAWEDALGQFDESVLTNLDLSALPALTDLDEAQLQAVCRELQKRFQGEYVLELAPLRDMATAALPLLDQHAETQPYAAWLRTRLDYLAVADQLKISIPPTNLELRPPPVPLANPTPGMERRAWQERMQMEDLPPGAPVYVARLKPIFVAEGVPAELVWLAEVESGFDTLARSPSGAAGLFQLMPETAKSLGLALSPWDQRRQPEKNGRAAAKYLKYLYGQFGDWRLSIAAYNAGEGTVSRLLTKYAAHTYDEIATRLPAETQMYVPKVEATILRREGVALEKLKLPKSP, from the coding sequence ATGACATTGAAGTTTTTCACAATCGTTTTCGTGGTGGGGATGGGACTGATTCCGTCCGGTTCTCAGCAGGTCAGCGCCGCTACGCTGGCGTGGGAAGATGCGCTCGGACAGTTCGACGAATCAGTGCTGACGAACCTCGACTTGTCCGCGTTGCCGGCGTTGACGGACCTCGACGAGGCGCAACTGCAGGCGGTGTGCCGCGAACTGCAGAAGCGGTTCCAGGGCGAGTACGTGTTGGAACTTGCCCCGCTGCGGGACATGGCAACCGCCGCGTTGCCGCTGCTGGATCAACACGCGGAGACGCAGCCGTATGCAGCATGGTTGCGCACGCGGCTCGATTATCTCGCCGTCGCCGATCAACTGAAGATCTCCATTCCGCCGACAAACCTGGAGCTACGCCCTCCGCCGGTGCCGTTAGCGAATCCCACACCGGGCATGGAACGCCGCGCCTGGCAGGAACGCATGCAGATGGAGGATTTGCCGCCGGGGGCGCCGGTGTACGTCGCGCGGCTCAAACCAATCTTCGTGGCGGAAGGTGTGCCCGCCGAGTTGGTCTGGTTGGCAGAGGTGGAATCGGGATTCGACACGCTCGCGCGAAGTCCAAGTGGGGCGGCGGGTCTGTTTCAGCTAATGCCCGAGACCGCGAAGTCGCTGGGGCTGGCATTGTCGCCCTGGGACCAGCGTCGCCAGCCCGAAAAAAATGGACGCGCTGCGGCGAAATATTTGAAGTACCTGTATGGCCAATTTGGCGACTGGCGTTTATCCATCGCCGCTTACAATGCGGGGGAGGGAACCGTCAGCCGCCTCTTAACGAAATATGCGGCGCACACCTATGACGAGATTGCGACGCGTCTTCCCGCCGAAACCCAGATGTACGTCCCTAAGGTCGAAGCCACAATCCTGCGGCGCGAAGGCGTCGCCTTGGAGAAATTGAAGCTGCCCAAGAGCCCCTAA